A genomic stretch from Limnobacter thiooxidans includes:
- a CDS encoding Crp/Fnr family transcriptional regulator, producing the protein MILEHLKAIVILKDLDDRSMRSIEHFFTTKVFKAGTCILNYDSETDSVMALCNGLIRVSLITPQAKEMVIRDIKPGELVGDWAAIDDKPRSAQVVAIQDSVIALIKKTDFLALVTHHPHIALRQMQELTKQLRAMSWRLTEFVAMKADLRVQSVILDFATQTPEGLFIPKMAGHQEIAARAFTQREVVAREITALQKEGVLVRHNEGFLIPNPERLELLQERKTYKHQST; encoded by the coding sequence ATGATTCTTGAGCATCTGAAGGCGATCGTCATTCTAAAAGATCTGGACGACAGATCCATGCGAAGCATTGAACACTTTTTCACAACCAAAGTTTTCAAAGCTGGGACATGTATTTTGAATTACGACAGCGAGACTGACTCGGTCATGGCTTTGTGCAACGGACTGATTCGCGTTAGCCTGATCACCCCCCAAGCGAAAGAGATGGTAATTCGTGACATCAAGCCTGGCGAGCTTGTTGGAGACTGGGCTGCAATCGACGACAAACCGCGCTCCGCACAGGTTGTAGCAATTCAGGACTCTGTAATCGCTTTGATCAAGAAAACGGATTTCCTGGCATTGGTTACACACCACCCACACATTGCCCTGCGACAAATGCAGGAATTGACCAAGCAATTGCGGGCGATGAGCTGGAGGCTTACTGAATTTGTAGCCATGAAAGCGGACCTGCGGGTGCAAAGTGTCATTCTCGACTTTGCCACACAAACCCCAGAGGGCCTCTTCATTCCGAAAATGGCAGGCCACCAGGAAATTGCAGCCAGGGCATTTACCCAAAGGGAGGTGGTTGCCCGCGAAATTACCGCCCTGCAGAAGGAGGGTGTATTGGTGCGGCACAACGAGGGTTTTCTGATTCCAAACCCTGAGCGACTCGAATTGCTACAAGAACGCAAGACCTATAAACATCAATCGACCTGA
- a CDS encoding type I secretion system permease/ATPase has protein sequence MFRQFLQKNELTDLLQGEKSVIRSVAVFSAVVNILALVPSLYMLQVYDRVMTSQNTTTLTVLTLLALGMLVLSGLLDASRTFVLVRVGARFDMAINRRVYSAAFQHHLKTGQQVASQSLRDLTNLRQFVTGPGLLAFFDLPWMPLYLAVLFLFDFWLGVLAVFGMIVSATLTWLNDKSSGKAISEASELAAKSGRVADQNTRNAEVIEAMGMMGAFMNRWRQQHGKFLALQAVASDKAGQWGSASKNFRIFLQSAALGLGALLALQNEITPGMMIAASILMGRALAPLDQLIATYKQFSSAKISYTRLLELLNSTPVKQKGIELPAPKGNVQFAGVTGGSPGSDQPLIHDISFTLPAGTVLGVIGPSGAGKSTLVRTLVGVWAAKQGVVRIDGADIHQWNREQLGAHIGYLPQDVELFEGSVAVNIARFREGDDDRLVIEAAMAAGVHEMILRLPKGYDTELGPQGAGLSGGQRQRIALARALYGAPSLVVLDEPNASLDDAGVAALSAAISRFRQLGKAVVMVTHRADLLRNTDALLVLQGGRVSQHGPTPKVLEALQARATNGAQNAA, from the coding sequence GTGTTTCGCCAATTTCTTCAGAAGAACGAGCTCACCGACCTGTTACAGGGTGAAAAAAGTGTCATTCGCAGCGTTGCGGTTTTCAGCGCAGTGGTCAATATTCTGGCATTGGTGCCCTCGCTATACATGTTGCAGGTGTACGACCGTGTAATGACCAGTCAAAACACCACCACTCTGACAGTGCTGACATTGTTGGCCTTGGGTATGTTGGTGTTGTCGGGGTTGCTGGATGCATCCCGTACGTTTGTCTTGGTGCGCGTGGGTGCCCGGTTCGACATGGCCATCAATCGCCGCGTGTATTCGGCAGCCTTTCAGCATCACCTGAAAACCGGTCAGCAAGTTGCTTCCCAATCCTTGCGTGACCTTACCAATTTGCGGCAGTTCGTCACCGGCCCTGGTCTGCTCGCATTTTTTGATTTGCCATGGATGCCCCTGTATCTCGCGGTGTTGTTTCTTTTCGACTTCTGGCTGGGCGTCCTTGCAGTTTTTGGCATGATCGTTTCAGCCACCTTGACCTGGTTGAATGACAAAAGCAGTGGCAAGGCCATCAGCGAGGCCAGTGAACTGGCAGCCAAAAGTGGTCGGGTTGCCGATCAAAATACACGCAACGCTGAAGTGATTGAGGCCATGGGCATGATGGGTGCCTTCATGAACCGCTGGCGTCAACAGCATGGCAAATTTTTGGCACTCCAGGCGGTAGCCAGCGACAAGGCTGGGCAGTGGGGCAGTGCCAGTAAAAACTTTCGGATTTTCCTGCAAAGCGCAGCCTTGGGCTTGGGCGCTTTGTTGGCTTTACAAAACGAAATTACCCCTGGAATGATGATCGCCGCGTCGATTTTGATGGGGAGAGCGCTGGCACCACTTGACCAGTTGATTGCAACCTACAAACAGTTTTCTTCAGCCAAAATTTCTTACACCCGATTGCTTGAGCTGCTAAACAGCACGCCGGTAAAACAAAAAGGAATTGAGCTGCCTGCGCCCAAAGGCAATGTGCAATTTGCAGGTGTTACTGGTGGGTCTCCGGGCTCCGATCAGCCATTGATTCATGACATTTCTTTTACTCTGCCCGCAGGTACAGTGTTAGGGGTTATCGGCCCAAGTGGCGCTGGTAAAAGTACGCTGGTGCGTACCTTGGTGGGGGTGTGGGCAGCAAAGCAAGGCGTGGTACGTATCGACGGGGCAGACATTCACCAATGGAATCGCGAACAGCTGGGCGCACACATTGGCTATTTGCCGCAAGACGTCGAATTGTTTGAAGGCTCCGTGGCAGTAAATATCGCTCGGTTTCGCGAGGGCGATGATGATCGCTTGGTCATCGAGGCGGCCATGGCAGCGGGCGTGCATGAAATGATTTTGCGCTTGCCCAAAGGCTACGACACCGAGCTTGGCCCCCAGGGGGCAGGTCTCTCGGGTGGGCAGCGCCAGCGCATTGCACTGGCTCGTGCACTTTATGGCGCACCCTCATTGGTTGTGCTTGATGAACCAAATGCGAGCCTGGACGATGCTGGTGTGGCTGCGCTGTCGGCAGCAATTTCACGTTTCAGGCAACTGGGAAAAGCAGTGGTCATGGTGACCCACCGCGCCGATTTGCTTCGAAATACTGATGCGTTGCTGGTGCTGCAAGGTGGGCGTGTCAGTCAGCATGGGCCCACGCCCAAAGTGCTGGAAGCACTGCAAGCCCGCGCCACAAATGGAGCACAAAATGCTGCCTGA
- a CDS encoding HlyD family type I secretion periplasmic adaptor subunit: protein MLPELKKNKLPAQAPTPVPAHLAEVLDIDEKPHLRFGWAVLLIGFVGFILWAALVPLDQGAPLSGTVVVSGNSKTIQHPYGGVVERIHVQEGSEVKEGDTLITFNDVRSDSALEVARTQWISAMANQNRLSSELAGRDEIVFAPWLQENSTDPRVTAAIALQRDLFASRKATLRNELQALRETEVALGSSLRSMNASLADRREQLRLSKAQLDAMRTMANEGYLPVNRVLEAERQSSLASAAVSDDLSAISRTQGQLGEIRQRIALVNNQFMRESQTQLTETQRVVEELDERLRTAGYDNQYRELKSPVNGVVTNVQVHTEGGVVQAGASLMQVVPIGESLEISAQLAVQLIDKVSVGSEVQINFPAFNRSTTPQVTGLVRAVGADRVVEERTGMPYYLVKVQVLEKDMGKLKGLDLQPGMPADLLVKTGERTLLNYLVKPIQDHLGAALKEE, encoded by the coding sequence ATGCTGCCTGAATTGAAAAAAAATAAGCTCCCTGCTCAAGCGCCTACACCCGTACCCGCACACCTGGCCGAGGTTCTTGATATAGACGAAAAGCCGCACCTGCGTTTTGGCTGGGCGGTGTTGCTAATCGGTTTTGTGGGTTTTATTCTTTGGGCTGCGTTGGTGCCTTTGGATCAAGGTGCGCCCCTTTCCGGAACTGTCGTCGTGAGCGGCAACAGCAAAACCATACAGCATCCATATGGCGGCGTGGTTGAGCGAATTCATGTGCAAGAGGGCAGTGAAGTCAAAGAAGGTGACACGCTGATTACCTTCAATGATGTGCGGTCTGACTCTGCGCTTGAAGTGGCCCGCACGCAATGGATTTCCGCCATGGCCAATCAAAACCGTTTGTCTTCTGAATTGGCCGGCAGGGACGAAATAGTATTTGCACCCTGGCTTCAGGAAAACTCGACTGATCCACGCGTAACCGCCGCCATTGCATTACAGCGTGACCTTTTCGCATCCCGCAAGGCCACGTTGAGGAATGAGTTGCAAGCGTTGCGTGAAACAGAAGTGGCGCTGGGCAGCAGCCTGAGAAGCATGAATGCAAGTCTCGCTGACAGGCGCGAACAGTTGCGTCTTTCGAAAGCCCAACTTGATGCAATGCGGACCATGGCCAACGAGGGTTACCTGCCTGTCAACCGGGTACTGGAAGCGGAGCGGCAATCTTCATTGGCCAGTGCGGCGGTATCCGATGATCTTTCGGCCATTTCCCGCACTCAAGGGCAGTTGGGCGAAATCAGGCAGCGAATTGCCTTGGTCAACAACCAGTTCATGCGTGAATCCCAAACGCAACTCACTGAAACCCAGCGAGTGGTTGAAGAGCTTGATGAGCGCCTTCGTACTGCGGGATATGACAACCAGTACCGGGAACTGAAAAGCCCGGTTAACGGGGTTGTCACCAACGTACAGGTACACACCGAAGGTGGAGTTGTTCAGGCAGGTGCATCGTTGATGCAGGTTGTGCCAATTGGTGAATCGCTTGAAATTAGTGCTCAACTGGCTGTTCAGTTGATCGACAAGGTGTCTGTCGGCTCTGAAGTGCAAATCAATTTCCCGGCCTTTAACCGCAGCACTACGCCGCAAGTGACTGGCCTTGTTCGGGCCGTGGGTGCCGACCGAGTGGTTGAGGAGCGCACAGGAATGCCGTATTACCTCGTCAAGGTTCAAGTGCTGGAAAAGGACATGGGCAAGTTGAAAGGTTTGGACTTGCAACCGGGTATGCCGGCTGATTTGCTGGTGAAAACAGGGGAGCGTACTTTGCTTAATTACCTGGTCAAGCCCATTCAGGATCATCTCGGCGCAGCCCTCAAGGAGGAATGA
- a CDS encoding TolC family outer membrane protein has protein sequence MSFKLNARPLLGVLALAACIVAPATAGAVSLQEALNAARVNDPAFRAAAAERKAGKLNEVIGRSLLLPSVVANYSEGKAKYDREFLGGTNTTTQTSDVDLKSYSIQLRQPLYSLDAASRYDLGQELAEEADYIYQFNEFDLIQRIATAYIEVLIALEQLNAANAQKLALAESLKLTQKQKAGGESSRLDVLDVTAKHDLAKAQHLEAQHDLESKVKNLEGLTGLVVVNIAGATDEYIPALPENTVYDNLRQQMLAANPEILVARSRIDQAKIQKKRAFAGHTPRVDFVAVKSLSENDTVNTINQITDSEVMQVQMQLPLFSGFGTTAQVDQAVEKVRQEKAALDEMVLQKDTELRKAYSQCLLGKQKIEAYKQAVYSANEAVKAARLGQSAGLRVQLDELNALQQLYQTQRDYVRTRYETMTALLKLKLLTGAGGPEEVASLFSAFDPASRPVEIPRLLDLPVPGGQQNQEELPLLNLPLLN, from the coding sequence TTGAGTTTTAAATTGAATGCCAGGCCTTTGCTTGGAGTGCTCGCCTTGGCCGCTTGCATTGTTGCGCCCGCAACCGCGGGTGCTGTCAGCCTGCAGGAAGCGCTGAATGCTGCACGCGTGAACGACCCCGCGTTTCGTGCTGCGGCGGCTGAACGCAAGGCTGGTAAATTGAATGAGGTAATCGGCCGCTCGCTGCTATTGCCCTCGGTGGTGGCCAACTACAGCGAGGGCAAGGCCAAATACGACCGGGAGTTTTTGGGCGGTACCAACACCACCACGCAAACCAGTGATGTTGATTTGAAATCCTACAGTATTCAGCTTCGCCAGCCCTTGTACAGTCTGGACGCGGCTTCACGCTACGATTTGGGTCAGGAATTGGCTGAAGAAGCCGACTACATTTATCAGTTCAATGAGTTCGATCTGATACAGCGTATTGCCACAGCCTACATCGAAGTATTGATCGCCTTGGAGCAACTGAATGCAGCCAATGCGCAAAAACTTGCCCTGGCCGAGTCGCTCAAGCTGACGCAAAAGCAAAAAGCCGGCGGCGAAAGCAGTCGATTGGATGTGTTGGATGTCACTGCAAAACACGACCTGGCCAAAGCGCAGCACCTGGAGGCCCAGCACGACCTTGAAAGCAAGGTAAAAAATCTGGAAGGTTTAACCGGGCTTGTGGTGGTGAATATTGCAGGCGCCACGGATGAGTACATCCCCGCGCTGCCCGAAAACACGGTGTATGACAATTTGCGCCAACAAATGCTGGCCGCCAACCCCGAAATTCTGGTGGCACGCAGCCGCATAGATCAGGCAAAAATTCAGAAAAAACGAGCCTTTGCAGGTCATACCCCAAGGGTTGATTTTGTGGCGGTGAAGTCATTGTCCGAGAATGACACTGTAAACACCATCAACCAGATAACTGATTCAGAAGTGATGCAGGTGCAAATGCAGTTGCCCTTGTTTTCTGGTTTTGGTACCACTGCACAAGTGGACCAAGCCGTTGAAAAAGTGCGACAGGAAAAAGCCGCACTTGATGAAATGGTCTTGCAAAAAGACACCGAGCTTCGAAAGGCTTACTCCCAGTGTTTACTGGGCAAGCAGAAAATAGAGGCTTACAAACAAGCCGTGTATTCAGCCAACGAGGCCGTAAAAGCTGCCCGATTGGGTCAGTCTGCCGGCCTGCGGGTGCAGCTTGATGAGCTGAACGCCTTACAGCAGTTGTATCAAACCCAGCGAGATTATGTGCGCACCCGGTATGAAACCATGACCGCGTTGCTGAAGCTGAAGTTGCTGACTGGTGCAGGTGGTCCTGAAGAAGTGGCCAGTCTGTTTAGTGCTTTCGATCCTGCATCTCGCCCGGTAGAAATTCCCCGCTTGCTTGATTTGCCTGTGCCGGGTGGGCAACAAAACCAGGAAGAATTACCCCTCTTAAATTTGCCTCTGCTGAACTAA
- a CDS encoding GNAT family N-acetyltransferase produces MFNVSPAIKDILLQSEKLIENGRRDLAFQLVKTTFQSTESDPDSVRKVDRLVLGRKLAELHPLWWQDLGNSSLCLRRTRASDAAFYKEIFSNEDWARRYNRQKPWRGNLEKALERTGQQSPLQSGSLFWVIERPGGRSIGLASLTSIDQKNQKAELSLGLLDSHSEVETAKALFWIMQFAFQQIQLNRLYVYIYTDNAPVRRVLEKFGFELEGTLRDHFYLPPGQFFDVWVMGLNRADVHNNERIKKLAARWVGWII; encoded by the coding sequence GTGTTTAATGTTTCCCCTGCGATAAAGGATATTTTGCTGCAATCTGAAAAGCTGATTGAAAACGGTCGACGTGACCTTGCTTTTCAACTTGTCAAAACCACGTTTCAGTCGACAGAGTCCGATCCAGACAGTGTTCGAAAAGTCGATCGATTGGTACTCGGTCGCAAACTTGCTGAATTGCATCCACTGTGGTGGCAAGATCTGGGCAACAGTTCGTTGTGTTTAAGGCGAACCCGCGCCAGCGATGCAGCTTTTTACAAAGAAATATTTTCAAACGAAGATTGGGCTAGGCGGTACAATCGCCAGAAACCCTGGCGCGGTAATCTTGAAAAGGCACTTGAACGTACAGGCCAACAGTCCCCTTTGCAAAGCGGAAGTCTTTTTTGGGTTATTGAAAGGCCGGGTGGCAGGTCAATAGGTCTCGCCTCGCTAACAAGCATTGATCAAAAAAATCAGAAAGCTGAATTGTCTTTGGGCTTGCTCGATTCTCACAGTGAAGTTGAAACAGCCAAAGCACTTTTCTGGATCATGCAGTTTGCATTTCAACAAATTCAGTTAAATCGCTTGTATGTTTATATTTATACAGACAATGCACCGGTCAGGCGGGTTCTTGAAAAGTTTGGTTTTGAACTGGAGGGAACCCTTCGCGATCACTTTTATTTGCCGCCTGGCCAATTCTTTGACGTGTGGGTCATGGGCCTGAATCGTGCCGATGTGCACAACAACGAGCGGATCAAAAAACTGGCCGCTCGCTGGGTTGGCTGGATCATTTAA
- the cysQ gene encoding 3'(2'),5'-bisphosphate nucleotidase CysQ — protein MTVSVDDLVVIAKQAGEAIMKIYDGEIAVSQKEDESPLTLADLEADRIICSGLKKLYPEIFILSEESASGELADYDNFFLVDPLDGTKEFLKRNGEFTVNIAWIKNGVAEVAVVYVPALEECYKADASGAFEEQDDGTWKKLESKKSAGDKLQIVGSRSHGAEEMEKWLATLTVPYEFLAVGSSLKFCRVAQGVADVYPRFGPTCQWDTAAAQCIVEKAGGTVTDLNGVRLHYGVLREKLNPYFICKN, from the coding sequence ATGACTGTATCTGTTGATGATTTGGTGGTGATTGCAAAACAGGCTGGCGAAGCAATCATGAAAATTTATGACGGCGAAATCGCAGTGTCGCAGAAAGAAGATGAATCACCTTTAACCCTTGCTGATCTTGAAGCGGACAGAATCATTTGTAGTGGTTTGAAAAAGCTGTACCCAGAGATTTTTATTCTCTCTGAAGAATCTGCATCTGGTGAATTGGCCGACTACGACAATTTTTTTCTCGTCGACCCGCTGGACGGCACCAAAGAGTTTTTGAAACGCAACGGTGAATTCACAGTAAACATTGCATGGATAAAAAATGGTGTTGCGGAAGTGGCCGTGGTGTATGTGCCAGCACTGGAGGAGTGTTACAAGGCCGATGCTTCCGGGGCTTTTGAAGAGCAGGATGACGGCACATGGAAAAAACTGGAAAGCAAAAAATCAGCTGGTGACAAACTTCAAATTGTAGGTAGTCGATCGCACGGTGCGGAAGAGATGGAAAAGTGGTTGGCCACGCTCACGGTACCTTACGAGTTTTTGGCTGTTGGTAGCTCACTGAAGTTTTGCCGGGTTGCGCAAGGTGTAGCTGACGTTTACCCACGCTTTGGCCCCACTTGCCAATGGGATACCGCGGCAGCGCAGTGCATTGTTGAAAAGGCGGGCGGCACCGTAACCGATTTGAACGGTGTCCGATTGCACTATGGGGTTTTACGGGAGAAACTGAACCCTTACTTCATTTGTAAAAATTAA
- a CDS encoding SLC13 family permease: protein MITSGLVLTSVFVLLVLLVRGVAQPATLFGLFSIGFFFAGLIEQTEFLSSYTNPAMICVLLLILTGLVLERSALITQMSKVFLSGSTKASVFKLSIMTSLFSAFVSNTAVVAALLPAVSKQSKIDPSKLLIPLSYASILGGVTTLIGTSTNLLVYSLAESQGITGINLFTFTGVGLILVVAGCALMSLTTTEDNTGTHAADKPIEVDGNPQGYFLESKVKAGSSLVGKSVIDNGLRGLEGLFLLEIVREDRLISPVRPDEIVQTNDRLIFVGETHRIQTLQHFDGLEVFGSSAGELLESNLVEVVIANQSELVNKTPREVDFRTLFDAAVVGIRRGDKKLTGQLGRIELRVGDSLILAVGADFKNHKNLERNFHLLTDEPLQPKLSRKDNWLTLGGLALAIGLASTGVISLLQGLMAFVLFLVGMKLLPAGQMRRRFPFDLWILIGSALVIADVMTSSGAAKLIADYTSSVLSPFGVMGAFVSVYLMTWLLTELVTNSAAAALAFPIAVSSAAQYDAAALPFVLAVAFAASSGFLIPTGYQTHMMVMSPGRYRTMDFIRKGTPMAILYGLICVVFIPLFFPF from the coding sequence ATGATCACTAGCGGCTTGGTGCTGACCAGCGTCTTTGTGCTGCTGGTTTTGCTGGTTCGTGGCGTGGCTCAACCAGCGACCCTATTCGGCTTGTTTTCGATCGGATTTTTCTTTGCCGGCTTGATCGAGCAAACGGAATTTCTGTCTTCCTACACAAACCCAGCGATGATTTGTGTATTACTGCTGATCCTGACAGGGCTTGTACTGGAACGCAGTGCCTTGATCACCCAAATGTCGAAAGTCTTTTTAAGTGGCTCGACAAAGGCATCCGTGTTCAAGTTATCGATCATGACTTCGCTGTTTTCGGCTTTTGTAAGCAATACAGCGGTGGTAGCAGCGTTGCTGCCGGCAGTTTCGAAGCAAAGCAAAATCGATCCGTCAAAACTGCTGATTCCGCTTTCTTATGCATCCATCCTCGGCGGCGTAACCACCCTGATTGGGACCAGCACAAACCTGCTTGTTTATTCACTGGCTGAAAGCCAAGGTATCACTGGAATCAACCTTTTCACATTCACAGGCGTGGGTTTGATTTTGGTAGTGGCCGGTTGCGCGTTAATGAGCCTGACGACAACAGAAGACAATACCGGCACCCATGCTGCAGACAAACCAATCGAAGTTGATGGCAATCCGCAAGGTTACTTTCTGGAATCCAAGGTAAAAGCTGGCTCAAGCCTTGTGGGCAAATCAGTGATTGACAACGGTTTGCGTGGGCTTGAAGGTTTGTTTCTGCTTGAAATTGTTCGAGAAGATCGCCTGATCAGCCCAGTACGCCCCGACGAGATTGTGCAGACCAACGACCGATTGATTTTCGTGGGCGAAACACACCGAATTCAGACCCTTCAACATTTCGACGGCCTTGAAGTTTTTGGATCTTCAGCGGGTGAGTTGCTGGAGAGTAATCTGGTGGAAGTGGTGATTGCCAACCAAAGTGAATTGGTGAACAAGACCCCCCGCGAGGTTGATTTCCGCACCTTGTTTGATGCTGCGGTAGTGGGCATTCGGCGGGGCGACAAAAAACTTACAGGGCAGCTGGGTCGTATTGAGCTGCGGGTTGGCGACAGCCTTATTCTGGCTGTGGGTGCCGACTTTAAAAACCACAAAAACCTGGAACGCAACTTTCACTTGCTGACCGACGAACCACTTCAACCCAAGTTATCCAGAAAAGACAACTGGTTGACGTTGGGTGGATTGGCCCTTGCAATCGGATTGGCCAGCACAGGAGTGATCAGTCTTTTGCAAGGGCTAATGGCTTTTGTTTTGTTTCTCGTGGGTATGAAATTATTGCCTGCAGGGCAGATGCGCCGCAGATTTCCATTCGACCTTTGGATACTGATTGGTTCAGCTTTGGTAATCGCGGATGTGATGACCAGCTCTGGGGCTGCAAAACTGATTGCAGATTACACCTCATCAGTACTTAGTCCATTTGGCGTCATGGGCGCTTTTGTTTCAGTTTATTTGATGACCTGGCTGTTAACCGAATTGGTCACCAATTCGGCAGCGGCTGCACTTGCATTTCCTATCGCGGTAAGCAGCGCTGCGCAATACGATGCCGCAGCCCTGCCCTTTGTATTGGCTGTGGCTTTTGCTGCAAGTTCAGGTTTTCTAATACCCACGGGCTACCAAACACACATGATGGTGATGTCACCTGGCCGGTATCGGACGATGGACTTCATCAGAAAGGGAACGCCCATGGCGATCCTGTACGGCCTGATCTGTGTTGTTTTTATACCGCTGTTTTTTCCTTTTTAA
- the cysC gene encoding adenylyl-sulfate kinase has translation MLIDQFEGEIAWKYRQPMIVGRVYKAKAGTKPTLFQCTITELKYLEGQDGTTRLAAKTLLDGQKGVVNLQLEPGFESNLDVVGLPIELLEMDSEESLASCTLHFPLRRSSNIRWQAMSINREARETMMQQKGKCIWFTGLSGSGKSTIASAFEQHLFQQGRFTMTLDGDNVRHGLNKDLGFTETDRVENIRRVAEVSKLMVEAGLVVLVSFISPFRAERKMARDLFAPGDFLEVFVDTPLEECERRDVKGLYAKARRGEIKNFTGIDSAYEPPLEPEIRLPTLELSTEDCCKHLSLLLSKGQA, from the coding sequence ATGCTTATTGATCAGTTTGAAGGCGAAATCGCCTGGAAGTATCGCCAACCCATGATCGTGGGGCGAGTTTACAAGGCAAAAGCCGGAACAAAACCAACCCTCTTTCAATGCACCATCACCGAACTGAAGTACCTGGAAGGACAGGATGGAACAACCCGACTGGCTGCAAAAACCTTGCTTGACGGTCAAAAAGGCGTGGTAAACCTTCAGCTGGAACCCGGCTTCGAATCAAATCTGGATGTCGTGGGTTTACCTATTGAACTGCTGGAAATGGACAGTGAGGAATCACTTGCATCTTGCACACTGCACTTTCCGCTCAGAAGATCGAGCAACATTCGATGGCAGGCGATGTCGATCAATCGCGAAGCCCGCGAAACGATGATGCAACAAAAGGGCAAATGCATTTGGTTCACCGGTCTTTCCGGTTCAGGTAAAAGCACCATCGCCAGCGCATTTGAACAGCACCTTTTTCAACAAGGCCGCTTCACGATGACGTTGGATGGTGACAATGTGCGCCACGGCTTGAACAAGGACTTGGGCTTTACTGAAACCGACCGGGTTGAAAACATTCGCAGGGTGGCTGAGGTTTCCAAATTGATGGTAGAAGCCGGGTTGGTTGTTCTGGTGAGCTTTATTTCACCATTCAGGGCCGAAAGAAAGATGGCCCGCGACCTCTTCGCTCCTGGCGATTTCCTTGAAGTATTTGTAGACACACCGCTTGAAGAATGTGAGCGCCGCGATGTGAAAGGCTTGTATGCCAAAGCACGCAGGGGCGAAATTAAAAACTTTACGGGCATCGACAGCGCGTACGAGCCACCTCTTGAACCGGAAATTCGCCTGCCAACCTTAGAACTTTCGACTGAGGATTGCTGCAAACATTTAAGCCTGCTGCTGAGCAAAGGCCAAGCATGA
- the cysD gene encoding sulfate adenylyltransferase subunit CysD, whose protein sequence is MVEQTTDEKGGPVKQVVLNTYQAEAKRKRLAVINIQVHNFDKLTLLAANNQKGLRYWLPVKAGKAGVGQEVLLKAFANLAAAVGKPCQLWPSGALVAQVRGIHARNWKNADFELCLPAYQTHLQDDALNLKPRATNLLSKGDRSHLDALEAESMHIMREVVAQAENPVMLYSIGKDSAVMLHLARKAFYPAPPPFPLLHVDTQWKFQTMYQFRDLMAKHSGMELLVHVNPDAIEKNINPFDHGSSIHTDITKTVGLKQALDKYKFDAAFGGARRDEEKSRAKERIFSFRTTTHQWDPKNQRPELWSLYNARKNRGESMRVFPLSNWTELDIWQYIYREGIPIVPLYFAQPRPVVKKDGILMMVDDDRLPMQEGDEVEIKSVRFRTLGCYPLTGAVESTADTLEEMILELLESNVSEREGRAIDKDSLASMEKKKQEGYF, encoded by the coding sequence ATGGTGGAGCAAACGACCGATGAAAAAGGTGGGCCGGTCAAACAAGTGGTATTGAATACCTACCAGGCAGAAGCCAAAAGAAAGCGTCTGGCAGTGATCAATATCCAGGTGCACAACTTCGACAAGCTCACTTTGCTGGCAGCAAACAATCAAAAAGGGTTGCGTTATTGGCTGCCTGTCAAGGCCGGTAAAGCTGGGGTTGGCCAAGAAGTCTTGTTGAAAGCGTTCGCCAATCTTGCCGCGGCTGTGGGTAAGCCCTGCCAGCTTTGGCCGAGCGGTGCGCTGGTTGCGCAGGTGCGCGGTATACACGCACGCAATTGGAAAAATGCGGATTTTGAATTGTGTCTGCCGGCTTACCAAACTCATTTGCAGGATGACGCACTGAATTTGAAGCCGCGCGCGACAAACTTGCTCAGCAAAGGCGATCGTTCCCACTTGGATGCCCTTGAGGCCGAAAGCATGCACATCATGCGAGAGGTCGTGGCTCAGGCTGAAAACCCCGTCATGCTTTATTCCATTGGTAAAGACAGTGCGGTGATGCTGCACTTGGCGCGCAAGGCTTTCTACCCGGCCCCACCACCGTTTCCCTTGTTGCACGTGGACACTCAGTGGAAATTCCAGACGATGTACCAGTTTCGCGACCTGATGGCCAAACACAGTGGCATGGAGTTGTTGGTACATGTCAACCCGGATGCCATTGAAAAAAACATCAATCCCTTCGACCATGGCAGCAGCATTCACACCGACATTACCAAAACTGTCGGCCTGAAGCAGGCCTTGGACAAATACAAATTTGATGCCGCATTTGGTGGCGCACGTCGGGATGAAGAGAAAAGTCGCGCGAAAGAACGTATTTTCAGCTTCCGCACGACAACCCACCAATGGGACCCAAAAAATCAGCGACCTGAACTATGGAGCTTGTACAACGCGCGCAAGAACCGCGGGGAAAGCATGCGTGTGTTCCCGCTGAGTAACTGGACCGAGTTGGACATTTGGCAGTACATCTACAGAGAGGGCATACCGATTGTTCCTTTGTACTTCGCACAGCCCCGGCCCGTTGTCAAAAAAGATGGCATCTTGATGATGGTGGACGATGATCGCCTGCCCATGCAGGAAGGCGATGAAGTTGAAATCAAGTCAGTGCGTTTCCGTACCTTGGGTTGTTACCCGCTCACTGGCGCTGTGGAATCCACTGCCGACACACTTGAAGAAATGATTCTTGAACTGCTGGAATCGAATGTGTCAGAACGCGAAGGGCGGGCAATTGACAAAGACTCGCTCGCATCCATGGAAAAGAAAAAACAAGAGGGGTATTTCTAA